The genomic interval CCAGCTCGGAGGCGGTGCGGCGGTCGCACCCGCCGGTCGCGGGCGAATTCGGCGGGAACCGCGTTGTGATCCAGCGAACACGCTTAGATTACCGAAGGGTAGGTTTGATGCCGGACATCCGAACACGGTGGGAGACGCCCATGAAACTTGCCCTGTCACCCGACGAGGTGGCCTTCCGGGACGACCTGCGCCGGCTCTATCGCAGCGCGATCCCGGCCGAGATCCGCGAGAAGGTGCAATACGGGCGCGAGCTGACCCGCGAGGACATCGTCACCTCGCACAAGACCCTGCACGAGCACGGCCTGGCCGTGCCGAACTGGCCGGTCGAGTGGGGCGGCAAGGACTGGACCCCGATCCAGCGCCACATCTGGGAAGACGAGATGCAGCTCGCGTGCGTGCCCGAGCCGTTGACGTTCAACGCCAACATGATCGGCCCCGTGATAGCCCAATTCGGTTCGCAGGAACTGAAACAGCGGTTCCTCCCGCCCACCGCGGCCCTCGACATCTGGTGGTGCCAGGGTTTCTCCGAGCCGGACGCCGGTTCGGATCTGGCGTCGCTGCGCACCACCGCGGTGCGCGACGGCGACTCCTACATCGTCAACGGCCAGAAGATCTGGACCACGCTGGCGCAGTACGCGGACTGGATCTTCTGCCTGGTGCGCACCGACCCGAACGCGCCGAAGAAGCAGGCCGGCATCTCGCTGCTGCTGTTCGACGTCAACACCCCCGGCGTGACGATCCGGCCGATCAAGCTGATCGACGGCCACCACGAGGTCAACGAGGTCTTCTTCGAGAACGTCCGGGTCCCCGCCGACCAGCTCGTCGGCGAGGAGAACATGGGCTGGACCTATGCGAAGTTCCTGCTCGGCAACGAGCGCACCGGCATCACCGGCGTCGGCCGCACCAAGGTCCGGCTCGCGGTGGCGAAGAAGTACGCGGCGCAGACCAAGGTGGCGGGCGGCACGCTGCTGGCCGACCCGGTGTTCGCCGCGCGGGTGGCGGAGCTGGAGAACGAACTGCTGGCGCTCGAGCTGACGCTGCTGCGGGTGGTGGCCAATTCCAGTGAGGGCAGGCCGAATCCGGCCTCGTCGGTGCTGAAACTGCGCGGCACCGAACTCCAGCAGGCCGCGACCGAACTGCTGCTGGACGTGGCGGGCCCGGACGCCCTGCCGGTCGGCGCCGCGGACATCGGCTCGCCGGACTGGGCACAGCGCACCGGCCCCGGCTACCTGAACTACCGCAAGACCACCATCTACGGAGGTTCGAGCGAGGTGCAGCGCACCATCATCGCCTCCACCATCCTCGGATTGTGAGGCGCCGCCATGGATTTCGAACTCACCGATGAGCAGGTCCTGCTCCGCGACACCGTGCGCGACCTGCTGGCGCGGGCCTATGACCCGGAGACCCGATTGAAGGTGCTCGAGACCGAACTCGGCTGGAGCCGCGAGGTGTGGTCGCAGCTGGCCGAATTGGGCGTGCTGGGGCTGAGTTTCGGCGAAGAGGACGGCGGCATGGGCGCCGGACCCGTGGAGACCATGGTCGTCATGGAGGAGATCGGGCGGCGGCTGGCGCCGGAGCCGCTGCTGGACGCGGTGCTGCTGCCGGGCGGGCTGATCGCCCGGGCGGGCAGCGCCGAGCAGCGGCGGCGGGAACTGCCGGAGGTGGCGGCGGGCAACGTCCTGCTGGCCTTCGCGCACGAGGAGCCCGGTTCGCGCTGGCCGGCCACCGAGGTGGCGACGCGGGCCGTGGCCGACGGCGCCGGCTATCGCCTGACCGGCGTGAAAAACCCCGTGCCGCACGGTGATTGCGCCGATCGGCTGGTGGTCAGCGCGACCCTGCCGGACGGCGCGCTGGCGCTGTTCCTGGTCGCCGCGGACGACGCGGGCGTGGTGCGCAAGCCCTACCGGACCTTCGACGAACGCCGCGGCGCGCAGGTGGAATTCAGCTCGGCCGCGGCCGAACTGCTCGGCGATGCGACGGACAGCACCGGGACCATCGCGGCGGCGATCGGCACCGCACAGGCGAGCCTGTGCGCGGAGGCGGTCGGCGCGATGTCGGAGGCGCTGCGGCTGACCACCGAATATCTCAAGACCCGCAAGCAATTCGGCGTCCCGCTGGCCAAATTCCAGACCCTGACCCAGCGCGCGGCGAACATGTACGTGTCGCTGGAGCTGGCCCGCAGCATGAGCCTGTACCTGACCGCGGCCCTGGCCGACGGCGATGTCGACGCGGCGGTGGCCTCGCGGGCCCGGTTGCAGGTCGGCCGCGCGGCCCGGCACATCGGGCAGGAGGCCGTGCAGATGCACGGCGGTATCGGCATCACCACCGAATATCCGGTCAGCCACTACACCGCGCGGTTGACGGCGGTCGAGCGGACTTTCGGCGGCGGGCTGGAACACCTGCGCGTGCTCGCCGACCGGGTCGGCGACTACGGGCTCGTCGAGCTCTGACCGGTCAGTAGCCCGAGCCGTCCGACGACGGCTCCTGCTCCGACGGCGACTCGCGCCGGGTCGTCGGCGCGGGGCGGGTCGTCGTCGGGCGGGTGGTGGTCGACCGTGTGGTCGTGGTGACGGGTGCGGTGTCGTCGATCGCCTCGGTGCCGCGCGCGGGCTCACCCGCCACGGGCGGAACGGGTTCCGCGCCGGGCGACGTGCTCGGCACACCGGACAGCGTGCGACGCGGTGCCGGGGGATTGACGGCGACCCGCCAGCTGGGCGAGGGCGGGATGAGCACCGCCGGGCCCGTCGTGCCGGGCGCTTTGGTGGCGACGCCGCCGGGCGGAGCCGACTGCAGGCCGGCGTTCAGCGGCGGCGGCGTGACGTAGACATCGCGCTGCCCGAGCCCGCACGATCCGACGAGCACCAGCCCGAGTGACACCGCGCCCGCGGCGAGTGCCGGGCCGGCGACCCTGGCATTCAGGCGGGGTGTCGATTCCTCGTCCACCCCGCGTCCCCCCGAACCCGCCCTGTTCTCCATGGGTGCGCCGCTCCTCGTACGTTTCCGGGTGGCCTCACCTTAAACGACGGCGAGGCGGTCGGGCCAGACGAGTCCGGTCGCTCCGCAAGATACCCGAAAGACATCTCAAACCACGGCGATTCACATATCGAATCGGTCACATACCCGCGTTTTGCGGCCGTGTCGTGTGACGTTTCGGCAACGGGCAACTAGCGTGTGAGTAAAGTTACACGTGAGACGCCTGAAGTTTGCTGATGACACTTGCTGAATCCGCAGATCGGCGGGCGTCATCGAGGAGTGGTGATGGGAGCGTACTCGACATCCCCGCTGCGCGCGGTAGGGCAGAACGATTCGGACACATCCGAATCCGGCCGTGCCGTCGGAGCGGTCGTCGCCCGGGTGGTGGCCTGGCTGATCTTCATCGGTGGGCTGACCGGCACGGTCCTGGGCATCGCCGGGCTCCGCGTGGAAGTCGCCGTCGCGGGTCTGATCCTGGCCTGCACCGCGGGGCTGGTCCTGCTCAAGCTGCGCGCGGACGGTTCCGAATCTGTGTGATCACACAGCGAAACCCGGTGGGCGACAGCGGATGCGGCGCCTACCGTAGGTAGGCATGAGGATCGAACTGACCGATGACGCGGTGGCCTTCCAGCGCCGTGCGGCGGAGTTCCTGGGGCGGGATCCACTACGCAATACGGTCGTCGCGACCGTCGTGGACAGTTTCGTCACCGGATTGTCCGCCGGCCCGGCCGTCTTCGCGGCGGTGTACGTCGACGGTGCGGTGGTAGGTACCGGCATGTGCACCTCCGGGCACGCCGTCTATCTCGGTGACGTTCCCGACCCGGCGGTGCCGGATCTGGTGCGCGCCTTCGCGGAACGGGTTCCCGCCGCGCCCGGTGTGGAGGGCCCACCCGGCATCGCGCTGGTGTTCGCCGAGCAGTGGACCGCACTGCGCGGCAGCAAATTTCGCCTCGACGTCGCCAGCCGCCTCTATCGGCTGGGTGTGCTGGCCGTGCCGACCGTTCCCGGGAACGCCCGGCGCGCGGGGGAATCCGATATCGCCCTGTGCGCGCACTGGTCGGAGCAGATGCGCCGCGAGGAGGGCATCGGCATGAGCGCCGACGCCATCCGCGCGCGCATCGCGCTGGGCCGGTGGTGGCTGTGGGAGAACGGCGGCACGCCGGTCGCGATGGCCGCCTGTCAGAGCCGGGCCTACGGCTGGACCCGCATCGGACCGGTCTACACCCCGCCCGAGCAGCGCGGTCGCGGCTATGCCAGCGCTGTCACCGCGCACGTGTCGAAACTGCTGCGGGCCAACGGCTCCGAGGTCTGCCTGTTCACCGATATCGCCAATCCGACCTCGAACAAGATCTACCGGGCGATCGGTTTCGAGCCGGTGCGCAATTTCGTGCACTACGAGTTCGTCTAGCGCACGACGGTTTTCAGGCGCACAGAACGCGGTCGAGGGCCGACCGCAATGCTGCGGCCGGGTCCGGCGGCAGCCCGGGGGAGCGCCAGGCCACGATCTGATCGGGCCGCACCAACAGCGCGCCCGAATCGGTGATTCCGGCCACGGCGCACCATGCTCGGTCCAGCTCGTACACCTCGACCGGCGCGGACGGCGCTCGCCACGGCTGCCCCGCGGGGCCGGTCAGCAAGGCGAAACCGGTGCTCGGCACATCGAGGGTGGAGCGGCCGTCGGGCAGGAATCGGTGCGGCACACGGGTTCCCGGCTGGCCGCCGACATCGAGGCGGTCCATCGTGTGCGCGCTCGCGTCACCGATCAGCGCGCCCGCCGGATAGCGGGTGCCGAGGACGAGTGCGATCGGGTCGGCCAGCGGTGTCCCGTCGGTGGAGCGGATGTTCATGGCACGCAGATCGGCGATGCGCACGCTGGATTGGTCGGCGACGTACCACCCGATCGGATGTCGTTCGGCGTGATAGCTGTCCAGCAGGGCGGGACCGGCGACGCCCCGGAGCACGTGGGCGAGTTTCCAGGCCAGATTGTGCACGTCCTGAATACCGGTATTCGCACCGGCCGCCGCGTACGGCGGCATGACATGGGCGGCATCCCCGGCCAGGAACACTCGTCCGCAGCGGTAGCGGTCGGCGACGAACATGCCCGGCTCCCAGGGCAGTACGCTCAGCACCTCCAGCGGCAGGTCGGGTACGCCGATCGCGGTTCGCAGCGCTTGCGGCCAGCGGTCGAGCGGCCGGTCCACGCCCGCGGACGTGCTGAAGATCCAGCGGAAGGCGCCGTCGACGGACGCGAAGGCGCCCGGGACGGCCTCGTTGTCGACCTGGCAGAGGTTGAATTCCCGGCCACGCACCAACTCCCGCAGATCGGCGCGGAAATAGACGTTGACCGCGCGGCCCAGACTGCCGCGACCGGAGCGCGCGATGCCGAGCCGCTCCCGGATCGGGCTCGCCGCACCGTCCGCGGCGATGAGGTAGTCCACCCGGATCCGCTCCACGCCACCGTCGGCGGCCCGCAGCGTCGCCTCGATTCCCGTTGCGTCCTCGGCGAATTCGGTGCATTCGACGCCGAAGCGCACGTCACAGCCGCGCTCGCGCGCCACCCGGCGCAGGGTCGGCTCCAGCTCGTCCTGGGCGCACAGGCAGGCCGTGGCCGGGGTGATGGTGTCCCACTCCGGCACCCCGCCCGGCAGGGTGAACGGCAGCCGCCGCGCCTGTGCCAGCGTCGGCCCGGCGGCCATCGCCTGGTATCCGGACAGGTTCGCGGCGGCGGCCAGCACCGTGTCGGTCAGCTCCAGCTGCCGGAACAACTCCATGGTGCGGAGGTTGATGCGCCGCGCTTTCGGCTGTGGCGAGGTGGTCGGGCGCCGCTCGACCAGCACCGCGGCGACGCCTTGGTGCCGCAGGAACAGCGCCGCCGACAGTCCCACCAGGCCGCCGCCGACAATCAGAACCCGAGGTTCGTGTACTTCGTACATCATGTGTACGTTGTACACGGATGATTGAATGCGGGCAAGGAGGTGCGATGATCGAGGAGGCTCCCGGCCCGCTGATCTGGTCGCTGCCCGAACCGCCGGGCCGGCCCACGACCAGCCTGAGCCGGGCCGACATCCTGCGTGCCGGATTGGCCATCGCGGATGCCGAAGGCGCGCGGGCGCTCACCATGCGGCGGGTGGCGACGGCGGTCGGCGCGTCCACGCCGATGTCGCTGTACCGCTATGTCGGCAGCAAGGACGGTCTGGTCGACCTGATGATCGACGCCGTCTACGGCGAAATCCCGCTGCCCGCAACGGATTCGGCGGACGCGGCGCACTGGCGGGACGGGTTCGAGCGACTGGCCCTGCGGACCTGGGAGGTGATCCGCCGGCACCTGTGGTTCGGCGAACTCTGGCACACCCGCCCGCCGCTGGGCCCGAACGCGCTGCGCTACTTCGACTATCGGTTCGCCCTGCTGGAACCGCTGGGCCGCGGCGCCGACGATCTGACGCTGCTCACCGGCGCCGTCGACGGTCACCTCATCGGCGCCGCGCTGCAGGCGGCCGAGGAGCAGCGCATGCGGACCCGCAGCGGCCTGCACACCGACGAGCAGTTGGCCGCGGCCGCACGGCCCTTCGTCGAGCCGCTGCTCGCCGACGGCCGCTATCCGGCGTTCGCACGCTGGTTCCACGGCCGCACCGGCGCCGGGCCCGGCGATCCGGTCGCATGGACGCTCGGCTGCCTGCTCGACGGCCTGACCGAGCGGCTGGGACTGCCACGCCCGGCCTAGGCGCCGGTCAGCCGGTGCGCTGGAGGCACCGGTCAGTGGGCGCGGTGCGGGTCAGTTGGTGCGCTGGAGGTGGTGGGTGTGGTGCGGGTCGGTTGGTGTGCTGGAGGTGGCGGGGTGGTGGGCGTGGTGCGGGTCAGCTGGTGTGCTGGAGGTGCGGGCAGTGGGCGTGGTGAGGTCGGTTGGTGTGCTGGAGGTGGTGGGTGTGGTGCGGGTCGGTCGGTGTGCTGGAGGTGGTGGGCGGTGGGTGTTGTGCGGGTCGGTTGGTGTGCTGGAGGTGGAGGGTGGTGGGTGTGGAGAGGGTCGGCTGGTGTGCCGGAGGTGGCGGGTGGTGGACGTGGTGGGGGTCAGCTGGTGTGCTGGAGGTGGTGGGTGTGGTGGGGGTCGGTTGGTGTGCTGGAGGTGGCGGGTGGTGGGTGTGGTGGGGGTCAGCTGGTGTGTTCGAGGTGGCGGGCGGGGGGTGCGGCGGGCCGGGATTCGCGGCGCAGCAACTCACGGGCCTCGTCGTCGCCGAGCGGCGCGTAGTTCTCGTAGAAGCCGCTCGTATCGGTGATCCGGTCCCGGCTGTGCGGGCAGACGACCTTGTCGGCGTCACCGGCCAGGCCGGCGACGGCGGTCGCCGCGCCCACCGGCGCCGCCACCACGACCCTGATCGCGCCGAGCGCGTAGGCCGCTCGGCAGGCGGCGCGGGCGGGCGCGGCCACCGGCAGCGCCTCGTCCACGATCACGATCGTCCGCCCGGCCAACTCGGGGCGCTGGCCGGGTGTGCGCAGGCGTTCGGCCCTGCGGCGCAACGCATCTCGCTCCAGCCGCTCGATCCGGGTGAGTTCGGCCGCGCTGGTGCGCAGCGCGCGGGCCCGGTCCCCGTCGACCACCCGCACGCCGCGCTCGGCGATCGCGCCGAAGGCGGGCTCCGGCTGCTCCGGTGTGCGCAGTTGATGGACCACCATCACATCGAGTGCCACGCGCAGCTCGGCGGCGACCGCGCACGCCACGGCGACGCCCCCGCCGGCCAGGCCCACCACCACGATGTCGGGGCCACGGAAGGCCCGCAGATGACCGGCCAGTCGGCGGCCGGCGTCGCGACGATCGAGGAACAGCATGACGCCTCCTGAGGGATCGTGGAAACGAAATCACCTGCACGTGGTGTGTTGCGTGCCGAGGCCCTGTGCGGTGCGAAAGGCTTTGTGCCATAACAGATTCCGGCTTCGGGCAGGGCTGTCCAGGATCCATTTCTCCTCCAGAGTCGCCTATCGCCGGGGCGCGAGCCACGCTGCTGGACATCGCCGGGGCGCGAGCCACGCTGCTGGACTCGGGAAGACAACGCCGCAATTCTACGGTGCCGCCGGTGCCATCGAGTGTGAAACACACATGAACGACAGTGCGAGAGTTTACGTCCGGCGTGTGAAAAACGTTGTGCTGGGGGGAATTACGATATAGATGGTTTGTAGAACGAACGTTGCCCGGGGCGCCGGTCGGTAACCGTGCGGCGAAAACTGTTGCGCGTCAACCGGAGGTCCGGGCGACCCACTCGAATGCCGTCGCCTTCGACCGGGCGCCCTCGGCGGCGCGCGAGCGGTTCGGCTCGCCGAGTTCGGCCAGCAACCGCTCGGTCGTGTCGACCAGCGCGGCCAGCGTCGCCGGGGCGAACCAGTCCGGCCGGGTCGCGAAGAGCAGATCCTCGCTCGAGGTATTGCCACTGGCGCCGGGCGCGAAGGGGCAGCCCCCGAGCCCGCCCAGCGAGCCGTCCACCACCGCGGCGCCGGCGGCCAGCGCGGCCAGCGAGTTCGCCACCCCCATGCCCCAGGTGTCGTGACCGTGGAACACGATGCGCCGCCGCGGCGTCCGGGTGCGCACCGCCTCGACGAGCGCGGCCACCTGGGCGGGGTGCGCCTGCCCGAGGGTGTCGGCGAGCACGATGTCGGCGGCGCCCTCGGTGCGCGGATCCGACGCGATGGCCAGCACCCGGTCCGGATCCACCGGCCCGTCGAACGGGCAGGTGAACGCCGTCGCCAGGCAGAGCTGGATGGACCCGCCGGCCTGCCGCGCCAGCTCGATCGCGTCCGGCATGGCGGCCACGCTGTCCTCGGCGGTGCGGCCGATATTGGCCTTGTTGTGCGCGTCGGAGACCGACAGGCAGTACTGGAAATTGCGCACGCCCGCCGCGGCCGCCCGGGCGACCTGCCGCGGCGTCGCCACCCAGACCCAGCAGCGTTGCAGCTCTTCGGGTTCCAGCGCGGCCACCAATTCCAGGGTGTTGGCCATCGGCGGCACCAGGTCCGGACGCGCCATCGACCCGATCTCCAGTTCCGGCACGCCCAGCCGGAGCAGGGTGCGGGTGATCTCGACCTTGCGTTCGGTCGCCAGGACCTTGCCGGTCAGTTGCAGGCCGTCGCGCAGCGTCACATCGCGCAGCATCAGTTGTCCTCCAGCGCTTCGATGTCCGCGTCCGACATGCCCAGCAGACCGGACAGCACCTCGTGGGTGTGCTCGCCGAGGTCCGGACCCACCGTGCGGATGGGTAGCGACTGCCCGCCGATCACCGGCACGATACCCGGGAAGCCGACCTCTTTGGGCTCGGCTTCACCGACGTCGACCCGGAACCGCTGAATCATGTTGCGCGCCCGATACTGCGGATCGGCGGCGATATCGGCGGCGGTGTAGATCGGGCCGCTGGGGATGGCCGCCGCCTCGAGCAGTTTCAGCGCCTCGTCGCGGGAGTGTCGGCGGGTCCAGTCCGCGATGGCGGCGTCGAGGCGGTCGCGGTGGCGCCAGCGGCCCGCGTTGTCGGCCAGTTCCGGATCGTCGGCCAGGTCGGCCCGGCCGATCACCCGCATGTAGCGCTGGAAGATGGCGTCGCCGTTGCCGCCGATGATGATGCTGGTGCCGTCGGCGCACGGGTAGGCGTTGCTGGGCGCGATGCCCTCCATGCGGCCGCCCACCCGCTCGCGGGTGATGCCGTAGGCGTAGTAGTCGGGCACCAGCGACTCCATCACCGAGAGAATCGCTTCGTTGAGGGCCACGTCGATGACGCGCTGCGGCAGCGGCAGGGGTGCGCCGGTGCGGTCCCGCTGGAACAGCGCCATCACCGTGCCGAACGCGGCGTAGATGCCCGCGATGGAATCGCCGATCGAGACGCCGACCCGCACCGGCGGCCGATCCGGATCCCCCACCAGTTCGCGCAGGCCGCCGACCGCCTCGGCGACCGCGGCGAAGCCGGGCCGGTCGGCCAGCGGGCCGGTCTGGCCGTAGGCGGAGATGCGGGTGATGACGAGGTCCGGCTTGGCGGCGCTGAGTACCTCCGGTCCCAGCCCCCACTTCTCCAGCATCCCCGGGCGGAAGTTCTCCAGCAGCACATCGCACTGCCGGATCAGATCCAGGACGACCGCGCGCCCGGCCGCGGTGCGCAGGTCGAGCGTGATCGACTTCTTGTTGCGGTTGACGGTGCGGTACAGCATCGAGGTGTCGCCGCCGTAGAGACGCCAATTCCGCAGTTCGTCACCGGTTTTCGGGCGTTCGACCTTGATCACCTCGGCGCCGAAGTCGCCCAGGATGCGGCCGGCGGTGGGCGCCGCGATGTAGTTGCCGAGCTCCAGTACCCGCACCCCGTCCAGCGGCCGAATCTCCATGGGGACAGTATCCACGGCCGGGTCGGCGGACGGCCGGGGTGCGGGCGGACCGGATCGGGACGCGCTCGGCTATGCCGCGGTCGGCCGGATCTCGTCGATGACCGAGTAGTGGTCGGCGTTGCCCGAGATCACCTCGCTGGCGCGGCCGTCGACGCCGACCGGGATGTCGCCCGCGAGGGTGATACGGGTCAGCTTGCGGTGCTCGGTGCCGTCGTAGTCGTCGATGGCGTAGTGCTGGGTGGCGCGGTTGTCCCAGATGGCGACGTCGCCGAGCGACCAGTTCCAGCGGGTGGTGTGCTCGAGCCGGGTCACCCGGTCCTGGAAGAGCCGGAACAGGGCGTGCGACTCGTTACTCGGCAGGCCGACGATCCGCTGCACGAAATGGCCGAGCAGCAGGGCCCGCTCACCGGTCTCCGGGTGCACGCGCACCACCGGGTGCTCGGTCTCGTAGAAGGTGGACTGGAATTCGGCGCGGTATGCCTTGGCCTGCTCGTTCGGCGAATCCTCTTGCGCGGCGGCGTAGTCGTACTGGTTGGTGTGCCGGGCGCGCAGGCTCTCGGCCAGCCGCTGGAGCGGTTCGGGCAGGGAGTTGTAGGCGGCGACGGTGGAGGCCCAGGTGGTCGAGCCGCCGTAGCTGGGCAGCGTGACCGCGCGCAGGATCGACGCCTTCGGCACCCGGTCGACGAAGGTGACGTCGGTGTGCCAGCTGTTGGCGCGGCCGCGGTGCGAGTCGATGGCCAGGCTCTTCACGCCCGCCGAGGTGACGGTCGGGTGCGGGGTGGTGGGACTGCCGAGCAGTTCCGCGAATTCGTACTGGCCGTCCTCGGTCAGGTGGTGCTGGTCGCGGAAGAAGATCACCTTGTGCTCGTTGAGCGCCGCGCGGAGGGTGGCGACGGTGTCCGCGTCCAGGTCACCGCCGAGCCGGACGCCCTCGATCCGCGCGCCGATGTGGGTGCCGAGCTTGACGACGGTCACGGTGCCTGCTGCCTGAGCGACTGACATACCAGGGGCCTTTCTCGAAGACGAACAACGCTTCGAGGACACCACCGAGCCCCGGCGTGAAACAGGGTTGCGGTCAACCGGATCGAAACCAGAATCCGCCATGCCGCGCCGGGGCGCCGTCAGTCCAGGTGTTCGCGCAGGTAGGCCAGATCGTCCGCGATGCCCTCGGCCGGGGTTTCCAGGACGACCGGCGCGTCGGCGGTGCGGCACACCTCGGCGAGCAGTTGCGGGTCGATGGTGCCGTCGGCGAAATTGGCGTGCCGGTCGGCGCCGGAGTTGAACTCGTCGCGCGAGGAGTTCAGGTGCACCAGGTCGATGCGGCCGGTGATGGCCCGGATCCGGTCCACCACGCCGATCAGCTCCTCGCCACCGGCCCAGGCGTGGCAGGTGTCGAGGCAGAAGCCCGCGCCGAACTCGCCGACCTGGTCCCACAGCCGGGCGATGGAGTCGAAATGCCGTGCCATGGCGTGGTTTCCGCCGGCGGTGTTCTCGATCAGGATCGGGACGGCGAAACCGCCCTTGTCCTGCTGGCGCTCGAACAGCTTGCGCCAGTTGACGATTCCCGCCTCGATCTCGGCGTCGGAACGGACGTGGCCGCCGTGCACGACCAGGCCGAAGGCGCCCAGCTCAGCCGCGGCCTGTGCCTGCTGTGCGACAGCGTTGCGCGAGGGCATGCGCAGCCGGTTGTTGGTGCTGGCCACGTTGATCTGATAGGTGGAGTGCACCACCACGTCGATCGGGCTGGCCTTGATCCGCTCCGCCTGCGGGTGCGGTTGCGGTTTGTCCCAGCTCTGCGGGTCCACCACGAACATCTGGATGACCTCGGCGCCCAACCGCTCGCCGAAGCCGATCGGATCACTGTCTTGGCGGACGTGTGCTCCAATGCGCATGGGTGGAGCGTATCGGTAGGCACCGACACCGCGGTGGCCCGGACTGCTATGGTTTCGGTGTTTTCCGTGGTCGGCCGAGGGCGGCGACGGGGGTTCATCTGCGGTACGGCCGTGCGCCGGCGGACCCGGTGCGCGACACGGGAAGTGGGAGCGGACATGCTGGGCAACGGTGACGTCTTCGCCGGGTATGTCATCGAGCGGCAACTGGGCCGCGGTGGCATGGGATCGGTATACCTCGCCAAACATCCTCGATTGCCGCGCATGACGGCGTTGAAGCTGCTCAACCGGGAGATGGTGGCGGACGCCGAGATTCGGGCCCGGTTCGAGCGCGAGGCCGACCTGGTCGCCCAGCTCGACCATCCCAAGATCGTCACCGTCTACGATCGCGGCCTCGAGGACGGCCAGCTGTGGATCTCCATGCAGTTCGTCGACGGCATCGACGCCGCGGGGCTGGACCCGAGCCGATTGCCGCCGGAGCGGGCGGTGCAGGTCGTGCAGGAGGTGGCCGAGGCGCTGGACTACGCGCACGACAACGGCGTGCTGCACCGGGACGTGAAGCCGGGCAACATGCTGCTGGCCCGTGCGACCGGCGGCAAGGGGGAGCGCGTCTACCTCACCGACTTCGGCATCGCCCGCCTGCGTGACGACGGCGGCCACCTGACCCAGACCGGCACGTTCACCGCGACGCTGGCCTACGCCTCGCCCGAACAGCTCACCGGTGCCTCGCTGGACGGCCGTTCCGATCAGTATTCGCTGGCGTGCAGCCTGTTCTGGCTGCTCACCGGGCGCGGACCGTTCACCGCGCCCAATCCGGCGGCCGTGATCCGCGGTCACCTGCAGGGCCCGCCGCCGGCATTGAGCAGTGTGCGCCAGGGCTTGCCGGGTGCGCTGGACGGCGTGCTGCTGAAGGCGATGGCCAAGCGTCCCGAGGACAGGTTCCCGACCTGTGCCGACTTCGCGGCCGCGGCCCGGCGCGCGTTCGCCGCGCCCAGCGCACCGGCGATGCCGGTCGCGGGGCGGCCCTACACCGGCCCGGCGATGCCGACGGCGGGGCGGCCGGGCACGGGCCCGAGCAATCCCGTCGCGCATCCGCCGACCGGGCACGGCACGCCGATGGCACAGCGGCCGCCGAGCGGCCCGGGCATGCCGATCGCGCCGCGCCCGCCGACGGGTCCGGGCATGCCGACGACCGGTCCGGGGCCGCAGCCGACGGCGGCTTCGCTGCGTGCGGCGACGCCACCGCCGCAGCCGGTGTACCGGCCCAATCCGCAGTACCCGCAGCCGGGGGCCTACGGCTATCCGCCGCAGCCGCCGAAGTCGAACAACGGTGCGGTCATCGGCATCATCATCGGCGTGGTGGTGCTGTTGCTGGTGGTGCTGGTGCTCATCGCCGCGCTGTCGGGCTGAGGCCGGTCGCGGGTTCGGTGTCGGTGGGTTCGGTGTCGGCGGTCCCGGCCCCGGTGCGGGCGGTGTAGCGGCGCAGCAGCGTCACGCCCGCGAGCGTCCACAGGGTCCCGAGCGCCCAGCCCGCGAGGACATCGGTGGGCCAGTGCACGCCGAGGTACACCCGCGACATCCCGACCGCGAGCGTGAACAGCACCGCGACCGCGGCTACGGCGGCGCGCGGTACCCGCTGCCGCAACGACAGCACCGTGACGGCGGCGACCACGCCCACCACGGCCGTGGTACCGAGGGTGTGGCCGG from Nocardia wallacei carries:
- a CDS encoding acyl-CoA dehydrogenase family protein, with protein sequence MKLALSPDEVAFRDDLRRLYRSAIPAEIREKVQYGRELTREDIVTSHKTLHEHGLAVPNWPVEWGGKDWTPIQRHIWEDEMQLACVPEPLTFNANMIGPVIAQFGSQELKQRFLPPTAALDIWWCQGFSEPDAGSDLASLRTTAVRDGDSYIVNGQKIWTTLAQYADWIFCLVRTDPNAPKKQAGISLLLFDVNTPGVTIRPIKLIDGHHEVNEVFFENVRVPADQLVGEENMGWTYAKFLLGNERTGITGVGRTKVRLAVAKKYAAQTKVAGGTLLADPVFAARVAELENELLALELTLLRVVANSSEGRPNPASSVLKLRGTELQQAATELLLDVAGPDALPVGAADIGSPDWAQRTGPGYLNYRKTTIYGGSSEVQRTIIASTILGL
- a CDS encoding acyl-CoA dehydrogenase family protein yields the protein MDFELTDEQVLLRDTVRDLLARAYDPETRLKVLETELGWSREVWSQLAELGVLGLSFGEEDGGMGAGPVETMVVMEEIGRRLAPEPLLDAVLLPGGLIARAGSAEQRRRELPEVAAGNVLLAFAHEEPGSRWPATEVATRAVADGAGYRLTGVKNPVPHGDCADRLVVSATLPDGALALFLVAADDAGVVRKPYRTFDERRGAQVEFSSAAAELLGDATDSTGTIAAAIGTAQASLCAEAVGAMSEALRLTTEYLKTRKQFGVPLAKFQTLTQRAANMYVSLELARSMSLYLTAALADGDVDAAVASRARLQVGRAARHIGQEAVQMHGGIGITTEYPVSHYTARLTAVERTFGGGLEHLRVLADRVGDYGLVEL
- a CDS encoding FAD-dependent monooxygenase — protein: MMYEVHEPRVLIVGGGLVGLSAALFLRHQGVAAVLVERRPTTSPQPKARRINLRTMELFRQLELTDTVLAAAANLSGYQAMAAGPTLAQARRLPFTLPGGVPEWDTITPATACLCAQDELEPTLRRVARERGCDVRFGVECTEFAEDATGIEATLRAADGGVERIRVDYLIAADGAASPIRERLGIARSGRGSLGRAVNVYFRADLRELVRGREFNLCQVDNEAVPGAFASVDGAFRWIFSTSAGVDRPLDRWPQALRTAIGVPDLPLEVLSVLPWEPGMFVADRYRCGRVFLAGDAAHVMPPYAAAGANTGIQDVHNLAWKLAHVLRGVAGPALLDSYHAERHPIGWYVADQSSVRIADLRAMNIRSTDGTPLADPIALVLGTRYPAGALIGDASAHTMDRLDVGGQPGTRVPHRFLPDGRSTLDVPSTGFALLTGPAGQPWRAPSAPVEVYELDRAWCAVAGITDSGALLVRPDQIVAWRSPGLPPDPAAALRSALDRVLCA
- a CDS encoding GNAT family N-acetyltransferase, with amino-acid sequence MRIELTDDAVAFQRRAAEFLGRDPLRNTVVATVVDSFVTGLSAGPAVFAAVYVDGAVVGTGMCTSGHAVYLGDVPDPAVPDLVRAFAERVPAAPGVEGPPGIALVFAEQWTALRGSKFRLDVASRLYRLGVLAVPTVPGNARRAGESDIALCAHWSEQMRREEGIGMSADAIRARIALGRWWLWENGGTPVAMAACQSRAYGWTRIGPVYTPPEQRGRGYASAVTAHVSKLLRANGSEVCLFTDIANPTSNKIYRAIGFEPVRNFVHYEFV
- a CDS encoding TetR/AcrR family transcriptional regulator; this translates as MIEEAPGPLIWSLPEPPGRPTTSLSRADILRAGLAIADAEGARALTMRRVATAVGASTPMSLYRYVGSKDGLVDLMIDAVYGEIPLPATDSADAAHWRDGFERLALRTWEVIRRHLWFGELWHTRPPLGPNALRYFDYRFALLEPLGRGADDLTLLTGAVDGHLIGAALQAAEEQRMRTRSGLHTDEQLAAAARPFVEPLLADGRYPAFARWFHGRTGAGPGDPVAWTLGCLLDGLTERLGLPRPA